The following are encoded in a window of Flavobacteriales bacterium genomic DNA:
- a CDS encoding dipeptidase, which translates to MEHIKTYIQEHKDRFVEELMDLLRIPSISADPAYSQDVNACAESVKDHLVKAGADKVEICPTKGYPIVYGEKIIDPQLPTVLVYGHYDVQPADPLELWESGPFEPVIKTTDIHPDGAIFARGACDDKGQMFMHVKAFELMMQTNSLVCNVKFMIEGEEEVGSDNLGDFVKANKARLKCDAILISDTGIIANNTPSITTGLKGLSYVEVEVTGPNRDLHSGLYGGAVANPINILCEMIASMKDENNHISIPGFYDKVVELSSQERADMARAPFSLEHYKKTLDLSDIHGEEGYTTMERTGIRPTLDVNGIWGGYTGEGAKTVIASKAFAKISMRLVPNQTDEEITKLFEDHFKAIAPKSVKVEVRPHHGGEPYVAPTDSPAYLSASAAMEATYGKKPVPIRSGGSIPIVALFEKELGVKSILMGFGLDSDAIHSPNEHYGLFNYFKGIETIPHFFAKFRELNQ; encoded by the coding sequence ATGGAACACATTAAGACATACATTCAAGAACACAAAGACCGATTCGTAGAAGAATTAATGGATTTACTCAGAATTCCTTCCATTAGTGCAGACCCTGCTTACAGCCAAGATGTGAACGCTTGTGCCGAATCAGTCAAAGACCATTTAGTCAAAGCTGGTGCCGACAAGGTAGAAATATGCCCCACTAAAGGATACCCTATTGTCTATGGTGAAAAAATCATTGACCCTCAGCTACCTACTGTTTTAGTCTATGGTCATTATGATGTTCAACCTGCCGACCCCTTAGAGCTTTGGGAAAGTGGCCCTTTCGAACCTGTTATTAAAACCACGGACATACACCCAGACGGTGCTATTTTTGCTCGTGGAGCATGCGATGATAAAGGACAAATGTTTATGCACGTCAAAGCATTTGAGTTGATGATGCAAACCAACTCTTTAGTCTGTAATGTCAAGTTTATGATAGAAGGAGAAGAAGAAGTCGGTTCTGATAATTTGGGTGATTTTGTTAAAGCCAACAAAGCACGTCTTAAGTGCGATGCTATTCTTATATCTGATACAGGAATCATTGCTAACAACACGCCATCCATCACTACGGGTCTTAAAGGATTGAGCTATGTAGAAGTTGAAGTTACGGGTCCAAATCGAGATTTACATTCTGGATTATATGGTGGTGCTGTTGCCAACCCCATTAATATATTATGTGAAATGATAGCATCTATGAAAGATGAGAATAACCACATCAGCATACCTGGGTTTTATGATAAAGTGGTCGAATTATCTTCCCAAGAAAGAGCCGATATGGCAAGAGCACCCTTTTCTTTAGAGCACTATAAAAAGACCTTAGACCTCAGCGATATTCATGGTGAAGAAGGCTATACAACTATGGAAAGAACAGGCATACGCCCTACCCTTGACGTTAATGGTATATGGGGCGGATATACTGGAGAAGGTGCAAAAACAGTCATTGCCTCCAAAGCATTTGCTAAAATTTCTATGCGTTTAGTTCCTAATCAAACCGATGAAGAAATTACTAAGTTATTTGAAGACCATTTCAAAGCCATTGCGCCAAAGAGTGTAAAAGTAGAAGTACGCCCACATCATGGAGGAGAACCTTATGTAGCACCTACAGATAGCCCAGCTTACTTATCAGCGAGTGCTGCTATGGAGGCTACCTACGGCAAAAAACCTGTACCCATAAGAAGTGGAGGTAGTATTCCTATTGTAGCTCTATTTGAAAAAGAACTTGGTGTAAAGTCTATTCTTATGGGCTTTGGCTTGGACAGCGACGCTATCCATTCTCCTAATGAACACTACGGTTTATTCAACTATTTCAAAGGCATAGAAACTATTCCACACTTTTTTGCTAAGTTTAGAGAGTTAAATCAATAA
- a CDS encoding phytoene/squalene synthase family protein, with amino-acid sequence MKYIFDNVSDKCSKLTTIAYSTSFSFGIKALDKRLHAPIYGIYGFVRFADEIVDTFHDYDKHRLFHKFKADTIDAIESKISLNPILNSFQKVVHDYNIEWELINTFLDSMEMDLDELQTYDADKYNKYILGSAEVVGLMCLKVFVEGNEEQYEALKPSAMSLGSAFQKVNFLRDANSDFSYLGRTYFPGVNMVNFSEEDKQKIEEDIEIDFSEALVGIKKLPLSSRGGVYLAYIYYYNLFRKIKSLPSSRILQERIRIPNSNKISLMLKSMVKNQFNLI; translated from the coding sequence ATGAAGTATATTTTTGATAATGTCTCTGACAAATGCAGTAAGTTGACTACCATAGCTTACAGTACAAGCTTTAGCTTTGGTATTAAAGCCTTAGACAAAAGATTACATGCTCCTATTTATGGCATCTATGGCTTTGTCCGTTTTGCTGATGAAATAGTGGACACCTTCCACGATTATGACAAACACCGTTTATTTCACAAATTCAAAGCAGATACTATAGATGCTATTGAATCTAAGATTAGTTTGAACCCTATCTTAAATAGTTTCCAAAAAGTAGTGCACGATTACAATATTGAATGGGAACTTATCAACACTTTCCTAGATAGTATGGAAATGGATTTGGATGAATTGCAAACCTATGATGCCGACAAATACAATAAATACATTTTAGGTTCAGCAGAAGTCGTTGGTCTAATGTGCTTAAAAGTCTTTGTAGAAGGCAATGAAGAACAGTATGAAGCTCTTAAACCCAGTGCTATGAGTTTAGGTTCGGCTTTCCAAAAAGTTAATTTTCTTAGAGATGCTAACAGCGATTTCTCCTATTTAGGGAGAACCTATTTTCCAGGAGTCAATATGGTAAACTTCTCAGAAGAAGATAAACAAAAAATAGAAGAAGATATAGAAATTGATTTCTCAGAAGCTCTTGTTGGAATTAAAAAACTACCATTGAGTTCAAGAGGGGGAGTCTATTTGGCTTATATCTATTATTACAATTTATTCCGCAAGATTAAATCCTTGCCGTCTTCAAGAATTTTACAAGAGCGTATTAGAATTCCTAATTCTAATAAAATCAGTTTGATGCTAAAATCTATGGTCAAAAATCAATTTAACTTGATATGA
- a CDS encoding cytochrome b/b6 domain-containing protein → MKTTNNLKQKYSTATIAIHWISTILILVLFPLGKYTSGIEGNEKLSLIQIHALLGLALLILTLIRTWLFFKSKRPADLKTNSKINDKLIVWVHNLFYILLFAITISGIVAMLSGGYVEALESQNIQHIKSEGDIKALGGHGLLALIMVILVIVHIAGVIKHYIKNKENTLKRILP, encoded by the coding sequence ATGAAAACAACGAACAACCTCAAGCAAAAATATTCTACTGCTACAATAGCTATTCATTGGATTAGTACTATTCTAATTTTAGTATTATTTCCTTTGGGCAAATACACTTCTGGCATTGAAGGTAATGAGAAATTAAGTTTGATTCAAATCCATGCTTTACTAGGGTTAGCCTTATTAATATTGACCCTAATAAGGACTTGGTTATTTTTCAAAAGTAAACGCCCAGCCGACCTAAAAACTAACTCTAAGATTAATGATAAGTTAATTGTATGGGTTCATAATCTGTTTTACATTTTGCTATTTGCCATAACAATCAGTGGAATAGTAGCCATGTTAAGTGGTGGTTATGTAGAAGCACTAGAAAGTCAAAATATTCAGCACATCAAATCTGAAGGCGACATCAAGGCTCTTGGCGGACACGGACTATTAGCTTTGATAATGGTAATTTTAGTGATAGTTCATATAGCAGGAGTGATTAAACATTATATCAAAAACAAGGAAAATACCTTAAAACGAATTTTACCATAA
- a CDS encoding SdpI family protein — translation MEDYLKTILIVDFAIFSSLIIYYFIPKDEINPILGYRTKRAMKNINNWKFAQSFFSKNWLYSIPLMLITQLPILINKKLFYLVEWSLINFAIYTIYLIVILELKLKKMDSKNKK, via the coding sequence ATGGAGGATTATCTTAAAACAATTTTAATTGTAGATTTTGCAATTTTTTCTTCGCTTATCATTTATTATTTTATACCAAAAGATGAAATAAATCCAATCTTGGGATATAGAACTAAAAGAGCTATGAAGAATATTAATAACTGGAAGTTTGCCCAAAGCTTTTTTTCAAAAAATTGGCTTTATTCAATTCCGTTAATGTTAATAACACAATTACCTATTTTGATTAATAAAAAACTGTTTTATTTAGTGGAATGGTCATTAATAAACTTTGCGATTTATACTATATATTTAATAGTAATTTTAGAATTAAAATTAAAAAAAATGGATAGTAAAAATAAGAAATAG
- a CDS encoding FMN-binding protein: protein MLFNRVVPALLTGTLFLVLCANTAYGQWVPTDKMLSKAELTVQKQFNIDYSKSAIDLSPNYYELTTNDSIIGYMCLQQAPSKHDMFDFLAIYSRDMELLKLQILAYRENYGGEIANKRWLKQFLTRPSEKVQAISGATISVESMKMVVSSLNQKMKNWHQVHHITSK, encoded by the coding sequence ATGCTTTTCAATAGAGTTGTACCTGCCTTACTGACGGGTACACTCTTTTTAGTGCTTTGTGCTAATACGGCATACGGTCAGTGGGTGCCCACAGACAAGATGTTGTCCAAAGCAGAGCTTACTGTTCAGAAGCAGTTTAATATTGATTATTCCAAATCGGCTATCGATTTGAGTCCTAATTATTATGAGTTAACGACTAACGATAGCATCATTGGTTATATGTGTTTGCAACAAGCTCCTAGCAAGCACGATATGTTTGATTTTTTAGCTATTTACTCTAGAGATATGGAATTGCTTAAGCTTCAAATTTTGGCATATAGGGAAAATTACGGAGGTGAAATTGCCAATAAGCGATGGCTAAAACAGTTTTTGACACGCCCTTCAGAAAAAGTCCAAGCTATTTCCGGAGCAACTATTTCTGTAGAATCAATGAAAATGGTCGTATCTTCGCTAAACCAAAAAATGAAAAATTGGCATCAAGTACACCACATCACAAGCAAATAA
- a CDS encoding alpha/beta fold hydrolase: MKYFKLFILLLLCLGLNAQINESVNFNSGDLSLNATFSSPSTEGPFPVAILIHGSGANDRDQTLLLTGGNAQCLYPSLHNQTIKNFKDLSEQLQSHGIAVLRYDKRSFTYGSTLNAETISPYDFIDDVNAAIDYVKTRTDIDTNRIFLIGHSQGANFNPLVANERNDIAAFISMGTVSRGIDTILALQFRHLYYYCLNDTAQGDATYNQTLNDFSEIRNFTWSNNTPYLNVYPLFWRDWMDITDSTIYHFNQATQPMLFLHASDDFNVPIEDAQLLQNNLNSNFDFYYMNDLNHYFTESTTPTLSEAVGDTIYYWLNNKFGLSSVNNEYYNHDLLHLSYSHDFIHLSSPTERIIEQISLLNIEGKEVYHEMSINSFIFTLNKNRFSNGFYVLSVKIDEDFVFKKILIN, encoded by the coding sequence ATGAAATATTTTAAATTATTTATACTCCTCTTACTCTGCTTGGGGTTAAATGCCCAAATCAATGAATCCGTTAATTTCAATAGTGGGGATTTATCTTTGAATGCAACTTTTAGCAGCCCATCTACTGAGGGGCCTTTCCCTGTTGCTATTCTTATTCATGGTTCAGGAGCTAACGATAGAGACCAAACACTATTGCTAACGGGTGGTAATGCACAATGTTTATATCCTTCCTTGCATAACCAAACCATTAAAAATTTTAAAGACTTATCAGAGCAATTACAAAGCCATGGTATTGCTGTTTTGCGTTATGATAAACGGTCGTTTACCTACGGATCAACACTTAATGCCGAGACCATTAGCCCTTATGATTTTATTGATGATGTTAATGCAGCTATAGATTATGTGAAAACAAGAACTGATATTGATACTAATCGTATTTTTCTAATAGGTCATAGTCAAGGAGCTAACTTTAATCCCTTAGTAGCCAATGAAAGGAATGATATTGCTGCTTTTATTTCTATGGGTACAGTTTCAAGAGGAATAGATACTATTCTTGCTTTACAGTTTAGGCACTTGTACTATTATTGTTTAAATGATACCGCTCAAGGAGACGCTACATATAACCAGACTTTAAATGATTTTAGTGAAATACGAAATTTTACATGGTCTAATAACACCCCTTATCTTAATGTGTATCCGTTGTTTTGGCGTGATTGGATGGATATTACCGATTCTACCATATATCATTTTAACCAAGCTACGCAACCTATGTTGTTTCTTCATGCCTCAGACGATTTTAATGTGCCTATTGAAGATGCTCAACTCCTACAAAATAACCTCAACTCAAATTTTGATTTCTATTATATGAATGATCTTAATCATTATTTTACCGAATCAACAACTCCAACTTTAAGTGAGGCTGTGGGCGATACCATTTATTATTGGTTAAACAACAAATTTGGCCTTTCTTCAGTCAATAATGAATATTATAATCATGACTTATTACATTTGTCGTACTCTCATGATTTTATTCATTTAAGTAGCCCAACAGAAAGAATAATAGAACAAATTAGCCTATTAAATATAGAGGGGAAGGAGGTTTATCACGAAATGAGTATAAATTCGTTTATATTTACTTTAAATAAAAATCGATTCTCTAATGGCTTTTATGTTTTATCTGTAAAAATAGATGAGGATTTTGTATTTAAAAAAATACTAATTAATTGA
- a CDS encoding DNA starvation/stationary phase protection protein, which yields MNDTLNPIGLDSKKCEKLAVSLNELLSNYSILYQNARGYHWNIQGDKFFELHLKFEELYNDLFVKIDDIAERILTLGHKPQHQFSNYIQQTSITESNDVSDGQKSVKEILSAFSILLNKQREILDLSDEIGDEGTNALMSDYIREQEKLVWMYSAYLK from the coding sequence ATGAACGACACATTAAACCCAATAGGCTTAGACAGTAAAAAATGTGAAAAATTAGCCGTTTCACTTAACGAATTATTGTCCAACTACTCCATACTTTACCAAAATGCTAGAGGCTATCACTGGAATATACAAGGTGATAAATTCTTTGAATTACACCTTAAATTTGAGGAGTTATACAACGATTTATTTGTAAAAATAGATGACATAGCCGAGCGAATTTTAACATTAGGACATAAACCTCAACACCAATTTTCGAACTACATTCAGCAAACATCAATTACTGAAAGTAATGATGTAAGCGATGGGCAGAAATCTGTCAAAGAAATTTTAAGTGCTTTCTCTATACTTCTGAATAAACAAAGAGAAATTCTTGATTTATCAGATGAAATAGGTGACGAAGGCACAAATGCATTAATGAGTGATTATATCAGAGAGCAAGAGAAGTTAGTATGGATGTACTCAGCCTATTTGAAATAA
- the idi gene encoding isopentenyl-diphosphate Delta-isomerase has protein sequence MEEQVILVDKNDNPIGKIGKLEAHQKGLLHRAISVFVFNSKGEMLLQQRAFHKYHTPGLWSNTACSHPRGNEIVKRAAERRLKEEMGVECDLFYAFNFLYRASFVNGLIENELDHVYIGFSDEKPKPNPTEVGDYRYINSNDLIQEINENPHTFTPWFKICIDRVLKIKSTVKKEVLIA, from the coding sequence ATGGAAGAACAAGTTATACTGGTAGATAAAAACGACAACCCTATTGGTAAAATAGGTAAATTAGAAGCACATCAAAAAGGGCTTTTACATCGAGCTATATCTGTTTTTGTTTTTAATAGCAAAGGAGAAATGTTACTCCAACAACGTGCTTTTCATAAATACCACACACCAGGTCTATGGAGCAATACAGCATGTAGCCATCCTAGAGGTAATGAAATAGTAAAACGTGCTGCAGAAAGACGGCTGAAAGAAGAAATGGGTGTGGAATGTGATTTGTTTTATGCTTTCAACTTCTTATACCGTGCTTCTTTTGTCAATGGACTTATTGAAAATGAACTGGATCATGTTTATATCGGTTTCTCTGATGAAAAACCTAAGCCTAACCCAACTGAAGTTGGAGATTATAGATATATAAATTCAAACGATTTAATACAGGAAATCAACGAAAATCCTCATACTTTTACACCATGGTTTAAAATCTGTATTGACAGAGTTTTGAAAATAAAATCAACCGTAAAAAAAGAAGTTTTAATTGCTTAA
- a CDS encoding 2,3-bisphosphoglycerate-independent phosphoglycerate mutase, with protein sequence MRGKKTVLMILDGWGHGDKTKSDAIHNANTPFIDSLYNNYPNAELQTDGLEVGLPEGQMGNSEVGHLNIGAGRIVYQDLAKINKACAEDTLEQMPNLQASFDYAKNHNKALHLMGLVSDGGIHSHSQHLFEVCRLAQKAGVKEVYVHAFTDGRDTDPKSGKGFLGELENNLHGAKIASVCGRYYAMDRDNRWERVKLAYDLLTKGQGKPTQDIVQSIQNSYDDGVTDEFIKPIVCVNDKNEPLATIKDGDAVICFNFRTDRCREIATVLTQEDKSEFDMHTLDLHYTTMTMYDKNFKNVNVIFEKDNLNNTLGQVIAENGLKQIRIAETEKYPHVTFFFSGGREAEFDGEKRLMANSPKVATYDLQPEMSAHEVVAKIVPELEHATADFVCLNFANPDMVGHTGDYDAIIKAVETVDQCTKEVVEAGLKSDYAFIIIADHGNADFAINADGSPNTAHTTNLVPSFLLNSDYTHLNNGKLGDIAPTILTIMGVDIPQEMTGNSLV encoded by the coding sequence ATGAGAGGAAAGAAGACGGTTTTAATGATTTTAGACGGTTGGGGGCATGGTGATAAGACTAAATCGGATGCTATTCACAATGCCAACACCCCATTTATAGATTCACTTTACAACAATTACCCCAATGCTGAACTGCAAACCGATGGTTTGGAAGTAGGACTACCTGAAGGACAAATGGGAAACTCTGAAGTTGGACACCTCAATATTGGTGCAGGACGAATTGTTTATCAAGACCTCGCCAAAATTAATAAAGCATGTGCCGAGGATACTCTTGAGCAAATGCCAAACTTACAGGCCTCCTTTGATTATGCAAAAAACCATAATAAAGCTTTACATCTTATGGGACTCGTTTCAGATGGTGGTATTCACTCCCATTCCCAACACCTATTCGAAGTATGCCGCTTAGCACAAAAAGCAGGAGTAAAAGAAGTCTATGTTCATGCCTTTACCGACGGTAGAGACACCGACCCAAAAAGTGGTAAAGGATTTTTAGGAGAATTAGAAAACAACCTTCATGGTGCAAAGATAGCCTCAGTCTGTGGCAGGTATTACGCTATGGACAGAGATAATCGTTGGGAGCGGGTGAAACTAGCCTACGATTTATTAACTAAAGGTCAAGGAAAACCGACACAAGATATAGTACAGAGTATTCAAAATTCTTATGACGATGGTGTTACAGATGAATTTATAAAACCCATAGTTTGTGTCAATGATAAGAATGAACCCCTAGCAACTATCAAAGACGGTGATGCTGTCATCTGTTTTAATTTCAGAACGGATAGATGTAGAGAAATCGCCACTGTACTAACTCAAGAAGATAAGTCAGAGTTTGATATGCATACTTTAGACTTACACTATACCACTATGACGATGTACGATAAAAATTTCAAAAACGTAAACGTCATCTTTGAAAAAGACAACCTCAACAATACACTTGGACAAGTCATTGCCGAAAATGGATTGAAGCAAATACGTATTGCCGAAACAGAAAAATACCCGCACGTTACTTTCTTTTTCTCTGGTGGTAGAGAAGCCGAATTTGATGGAGAAAAGCGACTGATGGCAAACTCTCCAAAAGTCGCTACTTATGACTTACAACCCGAGATGAGTGCTCACGAAGTTGTAGCTAAAATTGTGCCTGAGCTAGAACATGCTACGGCCGACTTTGTATGTCTTAATTTTGCCAACCCCGATATGGTAGGACATACTGGCGATTATGACGCCATCATCAAAGCTGTAGAAACGGTAGACCAATGCACTAAAGAAGTTGTTGAAGCAGGTCTAAAAAGCGATTATGCCTTTATCATTATTGCCGACCATGGCAATGCCGACTTTGCTATTAATGCTGACGGCAGTCCTAATACAGCACATACCACTAACCTAGTGCCAAGCTTTTTATTGAACAGCGATTACACGCATTTAAACAACGGAAAACTGGGCGATATTGCCCCAACAATACTAACCATTATGGGAGTAGACATCCCCCAAGAAATGACTGGAAATAGTCTTGTATAA
- a CDS encoding sterol desaturase family protein, translating to MSLILKITIVIITFWLMEFIAWATHKYVMHGFLWKLHKDHHQVNKDKILENNDAFFLIFAIPGATFMILGSTLLYIGIGITLYGFAYFIVHEVFIHQRIKLFKRTSIPYFKAIRKAHKVHHKSLVKEDGSCFGMLIVPFKFWKEAKV from the coding sequence ATGAGCTTAATATTAAAAATCACCATCGTTATTATCACATTTTGGCTAATGGAATTCATAGCTTGGGCAACGCATAAATATGTTATGCACGGATTTTTATGGAAACTACACAAAGATCACCACCAAGTCAATAAAGATAAAATCCTTGAAAACAACGATGCTTTCTTTCTAATTTTTGCTATTCCTGGTGCTACCTTTATGATTTTAGGCTCTACCCTTCTATATATTGGAATTGGAATTACTCTATACGGGTTTGCCTACTTTATCGTTCATGAAGTTTTCATTCATCAACGTATAAAACTATTCAAACGCACTAGCATCCCCTACTTCAAAGCCATACGAAAAGCACACAAAGTGCATCATAAAAGTCTAGTAAAAGAAGATGGATCTTGTTTTGGAATGTTGATTGTTCCTTTCAAATTTTGGAAAGAAGCCAAAGTTTAA
- a CDS encoding thioredoxin domain-containing protein — translation MNEHQYTNALINESSPYLLQHAHNPVDWYPWNEQTLAKAKEEGKLLIISIGYSACHWCHVMEHESFEDEQVAQVMNERFINIKVDREERPDIDQVYMNAVQLMQQRGGWPLNCIALPDARPVWGGTYFPKEQWIEQINQVANFYEQRPQDMLDYAQKLAKGIQQSELVSYNKEKPNFSWQDLENTLEHWSKQFDYKEGGPNRAPKFPIPNNYLFLMRYAHLKQDNKLSEYVQLTLDKMAWGGIYDQVGGGFARYSTDKLWKVPHFEKMLYDNAQLVSLYSEAFSCYGKEMYKDIVEQTLAFVERELSHDNGAFYSALDADSEGVEGKFYVWKKEELKSLLGQDYPLFAKYYNINHKGYWEEGNYILVKDQSDADFCKKENIELDDFQQKVKHWQSKLLEEREQRTRPALDDKSLTSWNALMCQAYTDAYLAFGNTYYLHTAIKNARFILDKQCQSDHSLWHSYKDGQSSINGFLEDYALTISAFIRLYEATFDEQWLNKAKDLTDYCHAHFYDSQSGMFFFTSDLDAPLVARKMEINDNVMPASSSVMANNLFALGQLLDNSDYLNMAQLQLNNIKSDMPSYGSGYSNWAILMLNYIAPFYEVAIVGTQALQKALDFKQHYAPNTLLLGSTTDSPLPLLQNKMLEGQTTFYLCQNKSCQLPTTELPAVLDLIK, via the coding sequence ATGAACGAACATCAATATACCAACGCCCTTATCAATGAGAGCAGTCCGTATTTATTACAACACGCCCACAACCCTGTGGATTGGTATCCTTGGAATGAACAGACCCTAGCCAAAGCGAAAGAAGAAGGTAAACTTCTTATTATTAGTATTGGTTATTCGGCTTGTCATTGGTGTCACGTTATGGAGCACGAAAGTTTTGAAGACGAACAAGTGGCACAAGTCATGAATGAACGTTTCATAAATATCAAAGTAGATAGAGAAGAACGACCAGACATTGACCAAGTTTATATGAATGCTGTTCAACTCATGCAACAGCGTGGAGGCTGGCCACTCAACTGCATAGCTTTACCTGATGCCAGACCCGTTTGGGGGGGCACCTATTTCCCTAAAGAACAATGGATAGAACAGATTAATCAAGTCGCCAATTTTTACGAGCAACGCCCACAAGATATGCTAGACTATGCCCAAAAGTTAGCCAAAGGCATACAACAGTCGGAGCTAGTCAGTTACAATAAAGAAAAGCCCAACTTCAGCTGGCAGGATTTGGAAAATACCCTGGAGCATTGGAGCAAACAATTCGACTACAAAGAGGGAGGCCCTAACCGAGCACCTAAATTCCCCATTCCCAACAACTACCTTTTTTTGATGCGTTATGCACACCTCAAACAAGACAACAAACTGAGTGAGTACGTTCAGCTAACTTTAGATAAAATGGCTTGGGGCGGCATTTACGACCAAGTGGGTGGTGGCTTTGCTCGTTATTCTACCGATAAGCTATGGAAAGTGCCACACTTTGAAAAGATGCTGTACGACAACGCCCAATTGGTGAGTTTGTATAGCGAAGCCTTTAGCTGTTATGGCAAAGAAATGTATAAGGACATTGTAGAGCAAACTTTAGCCTTTGTTGAAAGGGAGTTGAGCCACGACAATGGTGCGTTCTATTCAGCCCTAGATGCCGATAGCGAAGGGGTTGAAGGTAAGTTTTACGTCTGGAAAAAAGAAGAACTCAAAAGCCTTTTGGGGCAAGACTATCCCCTATTTGCTAAATACTACAACATCAACCACAAAGGCTATTGGGAAGAAGGCAATTACATCTTAGTCAAAGACCAAAGCGATGCCGACTTTTGTAAAAAAGAAAATATAGAATTAGACGACTTTCAGCAAAAAGTCAAACACTGGCAAAGCAAATTGTTAGAAGAAAGAGAACAACGCACACGCCCAGCTTTAGACGATAAATCCTTAACCTCTTGGAACGCCCTTATGTGCCAAGCCTATACCGATGCCTACTTAGCTTTTGGCAACACATACTATTTGCACACTGCCATAAAAAACGCCCGTTTTATTCTAGACAAACAATGTCAAAGTGACCATAGTTTGTGGCACAGCTACAAAGACGGACAGTCTTCTATCAATGGTTTTTTAGAAGATTATGCCTTGACCATTTCGGCATTCATACGTTTGTACGAAGCGACCTTTGACGAGCAATGGCTCAACAAGGCTAAGGACTTAACAGACTATTGCCACGCTCATTTTTACGATAGTCAGAGCGGTATGTTTTTCTTCACCTCAGACTTAGACGCTCCCCTTGTAGCTCGTAAAATGGAAATTAACGATAACGTCATGCCGGCATCGTCTTCCGTTATGGCCAATAACCTATTTGCTTTAGGACAACTTTTAGACAATAGCGACTATTTGAATATGGCACAACTGCAATTGAACAACATCAAAAGCGATATGCCCTCTTACGGTTCAGGCTATTCCAATTGGGCTATCTTGATGCTAAACTATATAGCCCCTTTTTATGAAGTGGCTATTGTTGGAACTCAAGCCCTACAAAAAGCCCTAGACTTTAAACAACACTATGCCCCCAACACCTTGCTATTAGGCAGCACGACCGATAGCCCATTACCTTTGCTGCAAAACAAAATGCTGGAAGGACAAACGACCTTCTACCTTTGCCAAAACAAAAGTTGTCAGTTACCAACTACAGAGCTACCAGCAGTCCTTGACTTAATAAAGTAA
- a CDS encoding DUF393 domain-containing protein, translating to MKVGFIIYIDSWCPMCVRFGSWLKRLDIFNGIRQADIRTYEGSAISKERGLEQLASINRHSRVFYGYDSIWQILVRLPLLWLFVPVFYILKVSRLGHWAYKELAIKRQIIPLHCKEEDCRPN from the coding sequence TTGAAAGTAGGCTTTATAATTTACATCGATTCTTGGTGTCCGATGTGTGTACGTTTTGGGTCTTGGCTCAAACGTTTGGATATCTTCAATGGTATCCGTCAAGCCGATATACGAACTTATGAAGGCTCAGCTATTTCCAAAGAAAGAGGTTTAGAACAACTAGCATCTATCAACAGACATTCTCGTGTCTTTTACGGTTACGATAGCATCTGGCAAATCTTAGTCAGACTGCCTCTCTTGTGGTTGTTTGTTCCTGTCTTTTATATTTTAAAAGTGAGTCGGCTAGGGCATTGGGCTTATAAGGAATTGGCTATAAAGCGTCAGATTATTCCTTTGCATTGTAAAGAAGAAGACTGCCGCCCTAACTAG